TCTCGCGCGCGAAGCGAAACCCGCCAGCGTGTTGGCGGCGCATGTGCGCGAGCTCAACGCCGCGATCGATGTGCTGGGGCCCAAGCGGACCGCGCTGCATATCGGCGACATGAAAGACCTCGCGCGTCGCTTGAAGCCGCGCGTGCCGTGCTTCGCCGCCGTCAATCCGCCCACGCGCGGCTTGGACGAATACACGATCGACGATCAGCTCGTGCACTCGCTGATGGAAAATCGCTGGCTGCCGCTGTCGCGCACCTCGGAATCGCATCGCGATTTCTGGGTGAAGCGCGTCGACGCGGCGTTGCGCGAATTGCCCGCCGGCACGCATTACATGGTGTGGGGCGGCGACGGCTCGATGGCGTTCGAGGAATGCCTGAAAATCTGGGAAATCTATGGCCGCCCGCTGCATCTGAAGCGGCTGGGATCGCGCCCGAATTCGGCCGGCTGGGGTATTTTTGAAATACACTAATTCAGAGTGAAAATTGCTGATATTCCAGCGATTTTCCGATTTACCCCCTTGCCAGACGGCAAATTTAATCCATATCTATCATCATGCTCGCGCACTCCCCCTGCACGAGCGCATGTGATCCGATCACCCCCCCTCGATCGGATTGCCACCAGACCCCGGCGCCCCCGCGCCGGGGTCTTTCAGTTTCGGGGACGGCGCATCGCTGGTTTTAAATGCCGCGAGGGCCTATATGTCCCGCCCCATGACCGCCGCACCCCGCACCAAAGCCGCGCCCGCCAAGGCCGCCCCGAAAATCGGAATCGTCAGCCTCGGCTGCCCGAAGGCGCTGGTGGATTCCGAACGGATCCTTACCAAGCTGCGCAGCCAAGGCTACGAGATCGCGCCCGATTACGCGGGCGCCGACGCGGTGATCGTAAACACCTGCGGCTTCCTCGACAGCGCGCGCCAGGAATCGCTCGATGCGATCGGCGAGGCGATGCGCGAAAACGGCAAGGTCATCGTTACCGGCTGCCTGGGTGCGGATAGCGGCCTGATCAAGGAAACGCACCCGAAGGTGCTGTCGGTTTCCGGGCCCCATCAATACGAGCGCGTGGTCGAAGCCGTGCACGCGGCCGTCCCCCCGGTCCACGATCCCTATCTCGATCTGGTGCCGCCGCAGGGCTTGCGCCTGACGCCGCGCCATTACGCGTATTTGAAAATCTCCGAAGGCTGCAATCATTCCTGCAGCTTCTGCATCATCCCGTCGATGCGCGGCAAACTCGTCTCGCGACCCGCCGGCGAAGTGATGATCGAAGCCGAACGCCTGGCGCTCGCCGGCGTGCGCGAACTCCTCGTCATCAGCCAGGACACGTCGGCCTATGGCGTGGATATCCGCCACGCCGAAAGCCCGTGGCGCCGCCGCCAGGTGCGCGCGCATATGACCGATCTCGCCGCCGCATTGGGCGAACTCGGCGTGTGGGTGCGGCTCCACTACGTCTATCCCTATCCGCATGTCGACGACGTGATCCCGCTGATGGCGGAAGGCAAAATCCTTCCCTATCTCGATATCCCGTTCCAGCACGCGAGCCCCTCGGTGCTGAAGGCGATGAAGCGCCCCGCGCATGGCGAGAAGACCTTGGGCCGCATCGCCCAATGGCGCCGCGACGTACCCGATATGACCGTGCGCTCCACCTTCATCGTCGGCTTCCCTGGCGAAACCGAAGCCGATTTCCAAATGATGCTCGATTGGCTCGACGAAGCGCAACTCGACCGCGTGGGCTGCTTCAAATTCGAGCCGGTCGAGGGTGCAAAAGCGAACGATCTTCCCGGCGCCGTGCCCGAGGAAGTCAAAGAGGAGCGCTGGCATCGCCTGATGGCCGCCCAGCAGAAAATCTCGGCCGCGCGCTTGAAGCGCTTCGTCGGCCGCGAGATGGACGTGCTGGTCGACCATGTCGACGTCAAGAAGGGCGTGGCGGTCGCACGCTCCAAAGCCGACGCGCCCGAGATCGACGGCGTGGTGAAGGTGAAGAACGCCAAGGCGGCGCGCGCGGGCGAGTTCCTGAAGGTCCGCGTCGACAAAGCCGACGCCTACGATCTGCACGCGACGGCGATCTAACGCTTCGCCATCAATTCCGCGAGCAGACGCTGGAACGCGGCGGCGTCGATCGTCGCCTCGCCTGCTTCGCTGCGCAGTTCCAAAAAGCGCGAAGCGCCCGTCGCCGCGAACAAGGCCGCCTGCTCGGGCTCCAGCGTCGTCCAGTGGAAGGCCTCGTCGACCGACGGCCGGAACGGGGCGCGACCGCCCTTGTTGGCTTGGTGGAAGACTTCGAGCCCGTGGATGCCCTTGTCGGTCAGCGTCACCTCGACCTCCAGCCGCCCCCACGGCGTGTCCGCGCCATAGGTGACGATCGCCGCGTCGGGCGCGCGGAAGATGTAGGACATCTCGCTGAGAATCGGCACGAAAGGCATCGCGCCCTTTTATGCCATCGGCCCCCGAGTCCATCCGAGGCGCATGCTCAAACACGCGCTATTTCGGATTCGCCGTGGTGCCCGCTGCCGGACTCGAACCGGCACGCCCGGAAGGGCTCAAGATTTTAAGTCTTGTATGTCTACCAATTCCATCAAGCGGGCACGATTTGGCGGCGCGACTATAACGGCGGTTCGTCCGTGGGCGTACCGCCATGTTTGCGGATCAGCGCCGCCGCTGCTTCGGCCACTGCCTTCAGCCGCGCGCGATCGGCGCCGCGAATGACGATGGCGTTGCGGAACGTGCCGTCCGGGCGCTGACCGGGATAGGAGCCGATATCGACGTCGGCGTTCGCCTTCTGCAAGGCGGCGAGATCGTCGCCGATCTTCCCTTCCGCCACGTCCGACACGACCGAATGCGACAGCAGGATCGGCCCGCCCTTCAGCGACGACGCGATCCCTTCGAACATCGCCTGCAAGATGCGCGGCACGCCCGCCATCACATGCACGTTGCCGATCTTGAAGCCCGGCGCCTTGCTGATCGGATTCGGGATCAATTCGCTGCCGCGCGGCAGCGTCGCCATGCGCAAACGTGCCGGCGTCAATTCCGCGTCGGACGTGTAGTTGCTGCGCAAAATGGCGCGCGCGCGTTCGTCGACCTCCCACGGCACGCCGAACGCCTTGGAAACGCATTCGGCGGTGATGTCGTCATGCGTCGGCCCGATGCCGCCCGAGGTGAAGACGTAGGTGTATTTGGGCCGCACCTCGTTGAGCACCGAAACGATGATCGCTTCGTCGTCGGGGATCACCCGCGTCTCGCGCAGGCGAATGCCCATGGCGGTCAAGCGCTCGGCGATCCAGCCGGAATTGGTGTCCTTGGTGCGGCCCGAGAGGATCTCGTTGCCGATCACCAGAATGCAGGCGGTAGGGGCTTGGTCTGTCATGATCGAATCCTATTAGTATATTTATCCGATGACCGACACTGTTCTCGCCGCCAGATATGCTGCCGCCGATCAAATGTCGAGCGGTCACGGGATTTTGGCCGTCGCGGAAGCCGCCCTCGCCGCCCATCGGGTGTTCGACCGGGTTTGGGCGCGCGCCTTCCCCCAGGTCGATGCGGTCGGCGCCATCGCCTGCAAGGCCGGCTGCGGCTGGTGCTGCCACCAGCATGTCGCGATCTTGCCGGCCGAGGCGGTCGCCATCGCCCGCGCGATCGACGGCACGAAACTCGCCGAGCGCTTCGACGGGCTCGCCCCCGCGATTTTGGGCAAGTCGAACGCGCAGCGCAAAGCCGAGAAGCGCGCCTGCGCTTTCCTGATCGACGGCGCTTGCGCGATCTACGAGGTGCGGCCCAATCGCTGCCGCGCCACGCATTCGCGCGATCTCGATTTCTGCAAGGCGCGCTACGAGCTCGGCCGCTCGCCCGCGACCAAGCCCGCGAAATCCATTCCGCTGGAGCCCGCCTTGATCGGCGATCAGGTGTTGAAGGGCCTGGGCCAGGCGCTGGCGGCGGCGGGGCTGGACGTCACCCCCCTCGAACTCACCCACGCCGTGGCGGCGTTACGCCGCGATCCCCATTTGGCCGAGGATTACGCCAAGGGCCGCAATTTTCCCGCCCACGCCCAGGCCCCGGACGACCCGCAAAAGGATACCGCAGCCCTGGCGTAAATCGGCCGGAGCGCTTATATAGCCCGCAGAATGACCGACGTTATCGCCCCCACGCCGCTCCTCGATTCCGACGGGCGGCCCGTCAAATTCCACGGCCCCGAAGGTTTCGCGGGCATGCGCGCGGCGGGCAAACTCGCCGCCGAAACGCTCGACTATATCGGCCCGCTGGTGAAGATCGGCGTGACGACGGGCGAGATCGACCGCCTGTGCCACGAATTCATCGTGAAGCACGGCGCCCGCGCCGCGCCGCTCGGCTACAAGGGCTATCCCAAATCGGTCTGCACGTCGGTCAATCATGTCGTGTGCCACGGCATTCCCGGCGACAAGCAGCTGGAAGACGGCGACATCATCAATATCGACGTGACCGTCATTCTCGACGGCTGGTACGGCGACACGAGCCGCATGTTCCTGCTGGGCGATGTGGGCGTGCGCGCCAAGAAGCTGGTCGATACGACCTACGAAGCGATGATGGCGGGGATCGAGGTCGTGCGGCCCGGCGCCACGCTGGGCGATATCGGGGCGGCCATCCAGCGCGTGGCCGAAGGCCAGCGCTTCTCGGTCGTGCGCGATTTCTGCGGCCACGGTTTGGGCCGCGTGTTCCACGATTCGCCGTCGGTCCTGCATTACGGCAAGGCGGGCACGGGCATGCGCCTGCAGCCGGGTATGTTCTTCACCATCGAACCGATGATCAACGCGGGCGATTGGCGCGTGAAGGTGCTGTCGGACGGCTGGACGGCCGTGACCAAGGATCG
This genomic interval from Alphaproteobacteria bacterium contains the following:
- the rimO gene encoding 30S ribosomal protein S12 methylthiotransferase RimO, with amino-acid sequence MTAAPRTKAAPAKAAPKIGIVSLGCPKALVDSERILTKLRSQGYEIAPDYAGADAVIVNTCGFLDSARQESLDAIGEAMRENGKVIVTGCLGADSGLIKETHPKVLSVSGPHQYERVVEAVHAAVPPVHDPYLDLVPPQGLRLTPRHYAYLKISEGCNHSCSFCIIPSMRGKLVSRPAGEVMIEAERLALAGVRELLVISQDTSAYGVDIRHAESPWRRRQVRAHMTDLAAALGELGVWVRLHYVYPYPHVDDVIPLMAEGKILPYLDIPFQHASPSVLKAMKRPAHGEKTLGRIAQWRRDVPDMTVRSTFIVGFPGETEADFQMMLDWLDEAQLDRVGCFKFEPVEGAKANDLPGAVPEEVKEERWHRLMAAQQKISAARLKRFVGREMDVLVDHVDVKKGVAVARSKADAPEIDGVVKVKNAKAARAGEFLKVRVDKADAYDLHATAI
- a CDS encoding competence/damage-inducible protein A, with product MTDQAPTACILVIGNEILSGRTKDTNSGWIAERLTAMGIRLRETRVIPDDEAIIVSVLNEVRPKYTYVFTSGGIGPTHDDITAECVSKAFGVPWEVDERARAILRSNYTSDAELTPARLRMATLPRGSELIPNPISKAPGFKIGNVHVMAGVPRILQAMFEGIASSLKGGPILLSHSVVSDVAEGKIGDDLAALQKANADVDIGSYPGQRPDGTFRNAIVIRGADRARLKAVAEAAAALIRKHGGTPTDEPPL
- a CDS encoding YkgJ family cysteine cluster protein is translated as MTDTVLAARYAAADQMSSGHGILAVAEAALAAHRVFDRVWARAFPQVDAVGAIACKAGCGWCCHQHVAILPAEAVAIARAIDGTKLAERFDGLAPAILGKSNAQRKAEKRACAFLIDGACAIYEVRPNRCRATHSRDLDFCKARYELGRSPATKPAKSIPLEPALIGDQVLKGLGQALAAAGLDVTPLELTHAVAALRRDPHLAEDYAKGRNFPAHAQAPDDPQKDTAALA
- the map gene encoding type I methionyl aminopeptidase, whose amino-acid sequence is MTDVIAPTPLLDSDGRPVKFHGPEGFAGMRAAGKLAAETLDYIGPLVKIGVTTGEIDRLCHEFIVKHGARAAPLGYKGYPKSVCTSVNHVVCHGIPGDKQLEDGDIINIDVTVILDGWYGDTSRMFLLGDVGVRAKKLVDTTYEAMMAGIEVVRPGATLGDIGAAIQRVAEGQRFSVVRDFCGHGLGRVFHDSPSVLHYGKAGTGMRLQPGMFFTIEPMINAGDWRVKVLSDGWTAVTKDRSLSAQFEHSIAVTETGYEIFTLSPAGLHRPPYSFAG